In one window of Nicotiana tabacum cultivar K326 chromosome 12, ASM71507v2, whole genome shotgun sequence DNA:
- the LOC107762859 gene encoding GPI-anchored protein LLG3-like: MGFKKCFFLFLFFLLVGLASPSPFYIKNDVLEARVQTGRALLQQQGNCPVDFEKENYTIVTSQCKGPHYNETICCNAFKQLACNHMDELNDVQNGCATIMFNYINLYGKYPPGLFANMCKEDKKGLNCDNIIPPEGNKPEEQKSHSAKGSKSSVVLMLIASILIILFNI; encoded by the exons ATGGGGTTCAAAAAATGCTTCTTCTTgtttctcttcttccttcttgTTGGTTTGGCTTCCCCTTCTCCATTCTACATCAAAA ATGACGTGCTTGAGGCTCGTGTACAAACGGGGCGTGCCCTTCTTCAGCAACAAGGAA aTTGTCCTGTTGATTTTGAGAAGGAGAATTATACCATTGTAACAAGCCAATGCAAAGGACCTCACTACAATGAAACAATATGTTGCAATGCATTCAAGCAATTAGCCTGCAACCATATGGATGAATTAAATGATGTGCAAAATGGATGTGCAACAATTATGTTTAATTACATTAATCTATATGGGAAATATCCACCTGGTCTTTTTGCCAATATGTGTAAGGAGGACAAAAAAGGTTTAAATTGCGATAATATCATTCCTCCTGAAGGAAATAAACCTGAGGAACAAAAGAGCCATTCTGCTAAAGGTAGTAAATCCTCTGTGGTACTAATGCTAATTGCTAGCATTTTAATTATACTGTTTAACATTTGA